The Streptomyces tubercidicus DNA segment GCGAGGAGATGAGCGGCGCCGATCAGCATGGTGGTGTGCAGATCATGGCCACAGGCGTGCATCACGCCCTCTGTCGTGGAGGCGAAGGACAGACCGGTGCGCTCGGCCACCGGCAGAGCATCCATATCGGCACGGAGCAGTACGGCCGGTCCCGGCCGCGCGCCACGCAGCACGGCGGTGACGGAGGACAACCGGCTGCCGGTGGAGATCTCCAGACCCAGGCCGTCCAATGACGCCAACACCTTCTCCTGACTGCGGGGGAGCGACAGCCCGACCTCGGGTTCCGAGTGCAAGCTTCGGCGCACCCTCACCAAATGGTCGCGCATTGCAACTGCTTCATCGCTGAACGTCATGATAGGTGGAGCACCTCCACAGGGCCCTTGAGCTGGGATGTGATGCAGCGGGGTATCCCCAGAGTGGTCAGGTGCGCTTCACTGGCTCGCACATCGATGGAAAAAATCACGAGGCGATGTCCTATGCGTGATTCGTTCACCCTGGATGAGATCGATCTGGCCGTGATCAACGTGATGCAGATCGCGCCGAGGGCGACGTGGAAGGAGGTGGGCAAGGTCCTCGGGATCAGCGCGGCCACCGCGGCCCGGCGCTGGGCCGCCCTGACCACGCACGGAATAGCCTGGGTCACCGCCTACCCGAGTCTGTCCGTCTGGAGCGAGCGGCACTTCCTGGCATTCATCGAAGTCGACTGCGAGCCCAGCGACCGTGGGTGCGTGGTGGACGCACTCGTCGAAGTGCCACAGGTCGTCTCGATTTCACAAGTGGCCAGCGGCCGCGACCTGTTTCTCACCCTCCTCGTCCCCGACCTGCAGTCGCTGTCCCGGTTCACCCTCGACCACATCAGCCAGCTGCCCGGGGTACGTGGCACCCGCACCTACACGGCAACGCACTTCTACAGCGAGGGAAGCAAATGGCGACTGCGAGCCCTGTCGCCCGCCCAGCGGGGCCACTTGACGCGGTACGCCCCGTCCACCCCCGCATCTGCCGGGGGATTCCCTGACGCCTGCCGTGACCTGCTGCTGCACCTCAGCGCCGACGGCCGACGAACGATCGCCGAACTCGCGGAACTCACCGCGACCAGCGTCGCCACCACCCGCCGCCGCTTGGAACGACTGATACGAGACGGCCTGGTGTCCCTGCGCTGCGACATCTCCGACAGCATCAGCGGCTGGCCGGTCTGCGCCCACCTGTGGGCCCGAGTTCCTCCCAACGACCTCGATCGCATCGCCCAGACCCTGCTCACGCTGCCGGAAATCCGCATGTGTGCCGCCATCACCGGAACCGACAATCTGCTGGTCGTCGTCTGGCTCCGCTCCCTCGCGGACAGCCAGCGCCTGGAGAGCAGACTCGCCGAGCGCTACCCCACCCTCACCCTCACCGAACGCGCCATCGTCATGCGCACCACCAAACGCATGGGCCACATCCTCGACACCGCCGGCCGCACCACCCACACCATCCCCGTCAACCCCTGGGCAGAGCTGCCGTCGGAGCCGGGCGGGGGCGGCTGACGGCGCCGGCGCTGAAATCGGCGAAGATGCCCAGGCCGCAGCCGCCTGCCCACCCCGTCCCGCTGCGTCATCACCCCTGCGCGCTTTGTAAGGTTCATTTCATGGCGATGTGGAACCCACCGGCGGCTGCGGCTCAGTCGCCACCTTCAGCGGCCTGGCAAGCGCCGACCGAGATCGAGCGAAAGCTGTACGAGGCGAAAGCGCGCGGTGACTGGGTCGGATACTTCGATGTGCTCGCCGATTGCGACCTCTTCGTCTCGATGCCCCGACGGGACGCCGACGGGCATGACACAGGTCCGCCGCTGTCCTATTGGAGCCCAGTCGTGGGGCAGTGGTGCGAAGTTGTCCAGACGGAAGGCGTTCTGCCGGCCCCGGTGCCCGATCCGGTGTTCGGCCTCCTTTCCCTGGGTGACTTCGCCGAATCGTGGGGCAATGACGAGCGGTGGCTGGCAGTCAACCCGGGCACTCCGTATGAGGCGTATTTCCCGCCCAACCCGGGGCTGTGGAAGGCACATGCCGACCGGGCGAAGGGGTCGGATGTGCAGCGTGGCACCCTGCGAACCCTGCGGGTGGGGGCCCCGCTCCAGGGGCCCGTCGCCCACGGGCTCGGGTGCGGGGCGCTGATGAACGTCACCAACGGAGCCCTGTGGAACGCCATGGGAACCCACGGAAACGGCTACTTCCTGGAGCGCCACAGCCTGGAACGGTGGTGGGGCGTGACCGACCGAAGCAGCTGGCGAAACGCGCTGGACGGCCTCCTCAAAGGCAGGGGTGTCAGGGGCCCGTGGGAGTTCGTACTGGAGGTCCGGGCCGCCCTGTCCCAGCAGTTCGGCGGCCAGGTCGATCCGGCACTGTGGCGGGAGACGGCTGAGAAGGCGTTGCTCCACAGCGCCGCAGAAAGTGGCGGTACGGTCTCCGACGCCCAGGTCGCCGGGGTGAAGCAGCTGATCGGCCGCATTACGCGCTACGAAGGCCGCTTTCGCGCGGACGGCATCCTTGCCGCCAACAGTCGTGTGCGGTCCGCGCTGGCGTGGGATTACGGACGGGCTTCCTGCATGGCCCGCTGGGGAATCGGAGCCCGCTTCACGGATATTCCGGAGGCCGAAGAGGCGGTAATGCAGGTCTGCCGTCTGAGCCAGATGACGTACAACTCCTGGGAAGAGTTCGCCGCTGGCTACATCCTGGGCCGCTGCCTGCACTTCGACGACGAGCAATTCGGGCACTGGTACACGGAAATGCTCCACGCCCATCGAGTGCTGGCCACCCACGCCGAAAGCCCCTGGCGCACCGTCTCCTGGGTATGACACGTCGATGGCAGCGACGGCCGACCCCGCCATCCCCCGCTCCGCCCGCGGATGAGCAACTCCGGGGCGGCCACTCGGTAACGGCCTCCGCTGGGCCGCCGGGGCCGGGCGGCGGTGCCCATCACTCCGACCTCAGGTTGGCTTGCGCCACACGGAGATGTGCTTCGCGGAGTCCTGGGTGAACGGCGCCCCGTCCCAGTCCGCGACACGGCGTTCCAGCTCCAGCCCGGCGATCCGTGCCATCAGGTCGAGCTCTGCCGGCCAGACGTACCGGTGCCGGGAGGCGTCGCGGCGGTATCGGCCGTCCTCGCCGTCGCGGGTGAAGTGATGCGAGACGAGAATCTGCTCGACCAGGTCGAAGGTGTCGAAGCCGAGATGCTGCTCGGAGACGTCGAACGGCACCGCGACCTGACCGGGCGGCAGGAACTGCAGCGGGGGCACGCCCAGTTCGATGACGAAGCGGCCGCCGGGCCCCAGATGACGTGCCGCGTTGCGGAAGCACTCGACCTGCTCGTCCTGCGTGAGCAGGTTCGTGATGGTGTTGTAGACGAGATAGACCAGGGTGAACTCGCCAGGGACGACGGTCGTGGCCATGTCCCCGATGGCAACCGGTAGCGTCTCCTCGTCGACCTTGCGCCGCAGGACAGCTGCCATGTGCTCGGACAGTTCGATGCCGGCTACCGGCACGCCGCGTTCCCGGAGCGGGACGCCCACCCGTCCGGTTCCGATGGCGAACTCCAGCGCCCGGCCGTCGCCGGCGAGTTCGGCGAGGAAGGCGAGAGTCGGTCCGAGAACGGCGGCCGAGGACAGCGCGGTCTCCTCGGCGTCGTAGCGGTCGGCGGTCGCACGGTTCCACAGCTCACTGCTCGTCATGGGCAGCCACTGTGCCGGGTGGCGAGCGTCGCTGTCGACGCATATAAACAGTGAGCTCGATCGGATCACGACCGCGAGACGGTCAAGGTCCGCGGAACAGACCCGAACCAGGAGCAGAACGCGTGAAGTCGGATGTCCCTCTTCCCTTGGCCAAGTGTGCCTTTGACGATCCCGCCACGCGGCGCGCCTATCAGCGGGATCGGCGCAAGACGCTCATCAACCTCCTGGTCAGGCTGGGGGTGTGGGTGGCCCTGCTGATCGTGGCGAAGTGTGTGGAGAGCGATGAGCAGCTCATAGAGGGCCTTGCCGCGTTTCTGCTGATCCCCATGGCACTCCTGCTGATCGGGCCGTCCGTGAGGCTGCTGTGGCTGTACTCACTCAAGAACATCGTGCTCGTTTCGCGTCCCTGGCAGCGCTGCGAAGTGATCCGCAGGCGGGATACCAAGGTGGCCAAGGGATTCGCCGTAGAAATCAGGCTCGTCGACGAGGAGGACGAGCTGTCCAAGTCGCCAGTGATGGGTGCCTTCACGGGGCACTTGCACAACAGGTGGCCGAAGAAGCTGGAGGAGGGCACTTGGTTCGCGGGCACTCACGAGCTCGGTGGCGTCATCGCGCGGCCGGGTGGACAGCTGCTGATGAGGGTGGTCCGCCGCTAGCGAATTCGGCGGAGCGACGCCGCACCGGGTGGACGGCTGCCTTGCGGCCACCGGCCTGAACCATGGACAACTGCCCATGTGTGACGGAGCCCTTTGTATGACCGAGCCCTTCGGCCGGCCCCGAAGACCGGCCGAAGGGCTCGCACCGGCCCACCCCGGGGCTCGGTGCATGGTTCAGCTGTGCTCGGGCTCCACCGGGAGCCAGAGTTCCGCGTCGGCCTCGGTCTTGTCCGGCGACAGCCGGGTGCGCAGGATCTCAGGGCCCGAGCGGCTGCGGTACGGGTTCGACGGGAACCATTCGGTGAACACGTCCCGCCACAGCTCCTGGATGGCCCGCGGCACCGGCGCGGAGGCGGTGAAGACCGCCCAGGTGCCGGCCGGGACGGCCAGAGCGGTCGCGCCCTCCGGGGCGGCCGCAGACGTGATCACGCCATGGTAGTAGTCGAGTTCGGTACCTTCGGCCCGGCTGGGGTCGAGGTCGTCGCAGACCGCGACGATGCCCTGGGGCTCCTGGTCCGAGAGCTCCTCCAGACGCTCCAGTGTCTGCGGGGTGATCCCGCGGACGAAGTCCATGATCGCCTGATTCGGCCCGGTGTGCACCAGGGGTACCCGGGTCTTGAGCCCGGCGACGGTGAAGGCCGGCTTGTCCACGACGCGGTAACGCATAGTGCTGCTCCCTTCGATGGTGAGACGGAAGGCCATCCGGGACTGGGAGCTGAGCGCGGCGCCGGTACGCCGGGCCTCGCCCGGCCCGATGCCGTGCATGGCACGGAACGCCCGCGCGAACGCCTCGCCCGAGCCGTAGCCATAGCGCACCGCGATCTCCAGCAACGTCGCACGCCCCGCAAGTACTTCGGCGCCCGCAAGGGTGAGCCGACGGCGCCGGACGTACTCCGACAGCGGTATGCCCGCCAGTGCGGAGAACATCCGGCGCAGGTGATACTCCGAGGTGGCCGCGATGCGCGCCAGCTCGTCCACCTCGATTGCCTGGTCGAGATGGCGCTCGATGTGCTCCATGGCCTGGTTCAGCCGCTCCAGCATGCCCCGTCTCCTTCCTCTTGACGATCACCACGCTAGGCAGCGCCCACCATGCCGGACCCGACATCCTGTGCCCGATCAAGTCGGGTGCGCGCGGCGGCCCGGTGCCCAGCGCGCGGACACGCCACGCTCAGGCTGGCGCGG contains these protein-coding regions:
- a CDS encoding Lrp/AsnC family transcriptional regulator — protein: MRDSFTLDEIDLAVINVMQIAPRATWKEVGKVLGISAATAARRWAALTTHGIAWVTAYPSLSVWSERHFLAFIEVDCEPSDRGCVVDALVEVPQVVSISQVASGRDLFLTLLVPDLQSLSRFTLDHISQLPGVRGTRTYTATHFYSEGSKWRLRALSPAQRGHLTRYAPSTPASAGGFPDACRDLLLHLSADGRRTIAELAELTATSVATTRRRLERLIRDGLVSLRCDISDSISGWPVCAHLWARVPPNDLDRIAQTLLTLPEIRMCAAITGTDNLLVVVWLRSLADSQRLESRLAERYPTLTLTERAIVMRTTKRMGHILDTAGRTTHTIPVNPWAELPSEPGGGG
- a CDS encoding DUF1266 domain-containing protein → MAMWNPPAAAAQSPPSAAWQAPTEIERKLYEAKARGDWVGYFDVLADCDLFVSMPRRDADGHDTGPPLSYWSPVVGQWCEVVQTEGVLPAPVPDPVFGLLSLGDFAESWGNDERWLAVNPGTPYEAYFPPNPGLWKAHADRAKGSDVQRGTLRTLRVGAPLQGPVAHGLGCGALMNVTNGALWNAMGTHGNGYFLERHSLERWWGVTDRSSWRNALDGLLKGRGVRGPWEFVLEVRAALSQQFGGQVDPALWRETAEKALLHSAAESGGTVSDAQVAGVKQLIGRITRYEGRFRADGILAANSRVRSALAWDYGRASCMARWGIGARFTDIPEAEEAVMQVCRLSQMTYNSWEEFAAGYILGRCLHFDDEQFGHWYTEMLHAHRVLATHAESPWRTVSWV
- a CDS encoding class I SAM-dependent DNA methyltransferase, which codes for MTSSELWNRATADRYDAEETALSSAAVLGPTLAFLAELAGDGRALEFAIGTGRVGVPLRERGVPVAGIELSEHMAAVLRRKVDEETLPVAIGDMATTVVPGEFTLVYLVYNTITNLLTQDEQVECFRNAARHLGPGGRFVIELGVPPLQFLPPGQVAVPFDVSEQHLGFDTFDLVEQILVSHHFTRDGEDGRYRRDASRHRYVWPAELDLMARIAGLELERRVADWDGAPFTQDSAKHISVWRKPT
- a CDS encoding AraC family transcriptional regulator, which encodes MLERLNQAMEHIERHLDQAIEVDELARIAATSEYHLRRMFSALAGIPLSEYVRRRRLTLAGAEVLAGRATLLEIAVRYGYGSGEAFARAFRAMHGIGPGEARRTGAALSSQSRMAFRLTIEGSSTMRYRVVDKPAFTVAGLKTRVPLVHTGPNQAIMDFVRGITPQTLERLEELSDQEPQGIVAVCDDLDPSRAEGTELDYYHGVITSAAAPEGATALAVPAGTWAVFTASAPVPRAIQELWRDVFTEWFPSNPYRSRSGPEILRTRLSPDKTEADAELWLPVEPEHS